The DNA window AATACTAGCTCCATTAGTTTCGTGCAGGTCCAAGCAATGAGCACCAAGGGGTCAGGTCTATTGTAAACAGTAAAACGGTCAGGTAAGCTAAGAAGACTGAATGAAAACTGGCATCGAGCTGTAGATGTGAATCTTACCTGTTCGACTCGTAAGTAGCTGGCAGGGATGGTTTCAGATCTATACAATCGATCCAGACAACAGACCTTAGAGTTTTCGAGTACCAGCTGGACAGTTGGTGCAAAGCTGTGACGTTAACGGCCTCACAAAAAAGTACCTTGAGTTCTGCTAGCGGCATCGCTGGTCTCAGAATGTCTGAATCTAGAACAATGACCGCATCGTAGGAGTGCAGCATATTGAGACGAAGCTCGCAGCGTGGGCTATAAGCGGAATaaacaaaatgataattatttcgaGACAAGAGGAGTCATGCATACGGGTAATATTGAACTTCTGATTACTTTTTGTTAACGAATAACATCCAGGCGTTATTTGTGGTGCCAGGATGATCGTCATCGAGGCCATGCACGTGGATCACTAGTCGTTCCATCAAACCATTGTCTAGTGCCTGGAGCAAAGTGTCGCTGACATTGTCATAGTCTATGGTCAGTATTGAGAGCCTTGCAAATGACCTGAATATAAAAGTGTCCAATTCCAGCAGAATATAGCCATCAGGGTCCTCTTTTATGGATGCTAGACTCAAGTGAGTCAAACTTTTTGCATGGTGGTATTGAAGCGCGTCCAAAATTACGCCCGAATTGGCGGTCAGGTCCTCCACACATCCCAGACTCAGGGCTTGGAGGGATATTGTTCTTTTGACAATTTCTAAAAGAGGTTCTAACACGGGTGTGCATATTAGCCGTCTGAAAAGAGACATCAATCTGTTACTGaattttgtacgaaataataaaaaatcaacaacaTTAAGAAGTACGTACCCTTCATCTCTGTTGATCAATAGTCTCATTGGCCAATCAAAGGTACAGCTGGTCGGCTCTAAGTAAAGTTTACAAAGATGTACATTGGTGCCTAACTTAGCAAGAAGTCTGGATGTTTCGTCAACGAAATAACTAGTGGTGTCACATTTTATTATAACTTCTCGAACGCTGTGTGAAAAATAGTTGGCCAAGAAtctaaaaatggaaaaaaattcaatcttaCTGTTGCGACAAGATACATATACTTTCAGGTACTAGGATACAGCTTATATAAAAACACACCGAGCTCTCGGAATGTTATCCTCGTCCCTAACGTCCAGAGTGAATGTAATTTTCTTCCAAAAGCAAGGGTGAAAAAGGGCGTACCTCCAATTTCTGCATacctgaaaataataataataataaaaaaaaaaaaataataaaacaaataataaatatagaCCAAGTTGTCGGTTTAAAGTCAATTTATTTTGGATAATTATAGCCGACGTTGgctgcataatttttttctgtcgaGAAATTGGTGGTgccaagtttaaaaaataaattctcccAATATTTCCGCGATTTTCGATATAATTATCAGTTGCATAAATGAAACTCGAGTACGTTATGCAaagtgtaaataaaataaaaaatacttgtATACAATGGGAATAGAAAGTGAAAGTATCTATGTATCTGGGTGACCGTAAGTACGGGTTGCGGTTTTAAGTTGGCAGCGAGCTTACTTGTGATGTTTTTATCTTTTCGTCGTGAGGTAAGTAGGAAAATATCTCGAATAAAATGACGCTGGGTAAATTGTTCCAGCAGCAGGGACTGTTGTCTTCTTGCGCCATTTCTGTCGTACGATTACCACTTTTCCAAGAGGAACAGCTGTTTGCCGTCCCTGATGACAGCTGCCCTTCTTCGCCTTCGCTTGTTGTTTTTGACTCTTGAAAATTCACAACCAGATCCAACGACTTGTCAGCCGTTCCGTATTGCGAATCGGAGCCAGCCACTCGCTGACTACGCACCATTTCCAAATTACGGATGATTAGTAGAAATTCACCTCCGCACGATCCCGCTCTTGAATATTTACAACGATATTACTATTGCGTTCGATCCCTTTGACCAACTGTCGCGTTTCTCCTTCGAGATACACACAACTACGTATTAGCCTGTTCCGATTGGTTATTAACCTTCTACATACGTTTCGCACGCACAAGCTAATGTCGTACACACGTTAACATCATTTCGCATTTACCTATccatatatctatgtataatatgtacaccGTGGCCTGCAGGTATCTAGAGTATGTGGCGTCTGTTCCATTTTGCCACAATATATGTAGtaacgaataaaattatgataCGGACTCCCTACCGAAGGTAATCGATGCCTACTGCTAACACAACGTAATTAGATCAAAGCGAATGCTCAGAAAATCGAGAATAAAACTGCAGAGAAATATGGCTGAATTATTTACGTTAAACTAATTCGAGTTATCTaatgtgtttgaaaaaaacaaattgactTTCCCGACTCGTGACGTCATTCAGCAAGGTCACAAATATGATATCCCTCAAAGAGCTTTTGAATATCGAAACATACTTTTCGAATTTGACATTTGGATGGATAATACGTTTCcgtataaatatttgtcaCGCGATAGTCTATATCAGCTAGAAGCTTGGAttaatctgtaaaaaaaaaagtttgtacCACGGGTTTGTACAATTCGTGTAGAATACTTGACGTACGAATTCAAACGCTTCTCACGAAATCAAGATGGCCACCgtgaagaatttgaaatatttttttcacaatgtaTGTACGAATATTTATAGCAACGATCAGCCGTCAAATTCTGTCTTAGGAggatataaaatttcaacaataataGTTTAGGAATGACGaagatatttatttgattgttCGCGTTTTAGCAATAATCTTTACATGTATTTACGGCATGTAATATAAGGAATGATGGAATTGAATCGTTATTACGCGCCTCGAGAATTGTCAAAGTTCTGTCTGTATCAAAGCTCGAACCTGTCACGGCGGTCACCGCCAGTCAACGAGTGCTGACGAATACCAAATatcgtgtgaaatttttttcttctgattCCATTCTAAATGTCAGAAGAGAATGAAGCGTGTTGCCggtcgaaatttgaaattcatagTAATCACGTGTTATTGCTTGTGTATAACGATAACAAATTGTGATGATAATTTGATTATTACAAAACGCAATTTGTTAAAGTCGATTCCTGAATCGCGGGCTGGTAACCCGTCGAAACATGTTCCAGTACAATCTTTTAAAAGCACTGATGATTCGAAATTGTCAGACTCTAGTAGTTCAAAACTTACGAACTCATCACAGGAGAAAAATTCCCCTATCCAAAATGTCGAAGATAGTGATAACGGCATTAAATCCAAAGATAATCGAACCGTAACCTTACTAACTGATCAAGTCAAAAAGGAGGCAAATCTTGATTTGAACGTCACCGCCCCACAAACGACGATACAGGTATCGCTCTAGTCGTTGTATGTACCATAAAATACGTTTCAGTATTTGCAAACAGCTCGCCTATATTCTGGTATATAATTCTTTCAGCCTCAAATACTTGGCCCAAATTTGTCTGTGAACACAGGTGCGTTGTGGCGTGGCATTTCTGTTTTCATGGGTCTGACTGTACTTGTGATCGCCTATATTATCCTACGTTGCGTAAGGTGAGCTGTAagcgaaaagaaaacaattttaatgtaatttttgaGATTGCTAATCCGGTATTTTCTATCTTCAAAGGTTAAGCAAAAATCGTACTCAAATGGTTCGAAAGTACGGTGTCCTTGCGCACAGGCAAGATGTTGAAATGCGGCCATTGCCATTGGatgacgaagacgaagacgacACGACTGTATTCGATGCCAGCGAAATAGGGATCCATGACAAACATCGGCAAACTGCGTAGTCACAGAGCGGGACACGATTTTCAACCAACTCAATGAATCAGGTATGCAAGATGAGGCAAATTGTATTTGCTTTGTACGCTAAGAAACCTTATATGTACGATTGATAACAAGTGCATGAGACTGAATGAATGTTGCACTATTGATGAATGTTGAACCAAGCAATGCAATATCAAGGCGTATTTTATTCCCCTTGTGTGGAATATGCCATTAGAAATGTATTGTGAATTTACCATTCATAATAGAAAATGCTCTGTAAACATGAGTGTAACTACATGACTAAATTTGCCTATCATGGTTTTTGAGCTTTATTTTGTATAAGTTATGATAGacacaaaattttgttattaatgttatatgtaagtatatatagacatatatatattttttggcTATACAAGCACATTTTATTCggttaaatattcaatatattataatagtaaatctaaaattttcattttaaccGAATAAAAATACTATTGTAATTTATGATTAAAACTGTGatcagatttcaaatttttctgcgCTCATACGTGTCCTCAAAACACGTGGTAAATGAGTCGTGTTAATATCTAAAGTTTCAAAGATAAATATTATAGTTGAGTACAGAATgtctatattttatttaacactaaggatttataataaaaataatgtataaaagATAAAGCTGGactaattttcttcaaattataTTATCGATAATGATATTGTACATACTTTCCCagtatttttctaaatttctcTATTACTGATCCCGTCATTGTTCAATTTCCTTCATAATATACCAGCAGAAAGTAATTCATCCTCATCCATCAAATGATCGTTCCTCGTCAATTCTATTCTCTctgtaaaataatgtaatttgAAAGCTAGCTAGGCGCCTTAGATACTGTATAATGAGTTTGGAGGATAGATATTTATGGTATCTAATATCTTAGTATAACTAGAGAAcagaatttcataaatatctCTTTTCAACTGCATGCAAgatgataaattattacataatTGGATAAATTGATAAAGTGATGAATAGGTAAGGTGGGTACTAACTTGGTAAGCTTTGTACcaattgtataattttgaagTAATATAACTCTCTGATAGCTGATCTGCTAGTTTTTGaaactctttttttctttgatcttTGTAGGCAAACGAGACTGCCTGAAATCTGGCTAGAGCTTTCAGAATTAG is part of the Neodiprion virginianus isolate iyNeoVirg1 chromosome 5, iyNeoVirg1.1, whole genome shotgun sequence genome and encodes:
- the LOC124305788 gene encoding F-box only protein 33; this encodes MVRSQRVAGSDSQYGTADKSLDLVVNFQESKTTSEGEEGQLSSGTANSCSSWKSGNRTTEMAQEDNSPCCWNNLPSVILFEIFSYLPHDEKIKTSQVCRNWRYALFHPCFWKKITFTLDVRDEDNIPRARFLANYFSHSVREVIIKCDTTSYFVDETSRLLAKLGTNVHLCKLYLEPTSCTFDWPMRLLINRDEGRLICTPVLEPLLEIVKRTISLQALSLGCVEDLTANSGVILDALQYHHAKSLTHLSLASIKEDPDGYILLELDTFIFRSFARLSILTIDYDNVSDTLLQALDNGLMERLVIHVHGLDDDHPGTTNNAWMLFVNKNPRCELRLNMLHSYDAVIVLDSDILRPAMPLAELKVLFCEAVNVTALHQLSSWYSKTLRSVVWIDCIDLKPSLPATYESNRPDPLVLIAWTCTKLMELVFLGYKYFQDDLLAITRLRGSTLKRLEFAERDILIESCSAKATKNEISEIMGGFWQPLSDAELPPVVMDPLTGNSIEVIMPMVLRDQK
- the LOC124305795 gene encoding uncharacterized protein LOC124305795 — its product is MKRVAGRNLKFIVITCYCLCITITNCDDNLIITKRNLLKSIPESRAGNPSKHVPVQSFKSTDDSKLSDSSSSKLTNSSQEKNSPIQNVEDSDNGIKSKDNRTVTLLTDQVKKEANLDLNVTAPQTTIQPQILGPNLSVNTGALWRGISVFMGLTVLVIAYIILRCVRLSKNRTQMVRKYGVLAHRQDVEMRPLPLDDEDEDDTTVFDASEIGIHDKHRQTA